In candidate division KSB1 bacterium, the genomic stretch GCAGTAGCCGACGCTCACCTCGCTCTTGTTTCCCGTAGAGAGGACCAGCCACCCGAACTTGTTCGAAAGGGCCATGAGGAGGTTGGCTCGAATACGAGCCTGGAGATTCTCCTCGGTCACGTCGGGCGCCAGGCCATGGAAGTGGGGTCCGAGCTCCGTTGCGTAGGCTCGGTAGATGCGGCGGATCGGGATCCGGAGGAAGCGGATACCGAGATTCCGCGCCAGCGCTTGCGAGTCCGTGACGCTGCCTTTGCTCGAGTACTGGGACGGCATGGTCACGCCGATCACATTCTCTGCCCCCAGGGCGTCTGCGGCGATCGTGGCCGTCAGCGCGGAGTCGATACCACCGCTAAGGCCAATGACCACTTTGGTGAAGCCGTTCTTGTGCACGTAGTCCCTCACCCCGGTGACCAGGGCCAGGTAGATTTCCTCTTCGCTCGCAAGGACCGAGGGAAGCCCCCGGGGCTCCAGCAAAGGCTTGGAAGCCCCTGGCTCCAATTCCCCGAGCTTGGTGACGCGCAGCGCCAGGTCCGATTGGAACGCCTCGCTGCGGGCCTTGAACTCCCGATCGGCGCGGCGGGCGTCCTGCACGTGCGTCGTGTCGATGTCGGCCACGAGGAGATCTTCCTCGAAAGGCCGCGCCTGAGCGTGGATCGTGCCCGCCGGATCGCAGATGGCGCTGCTGCCGTCGAACACCAGCTCGTCCTGGCCCCCAACGAGGTTGACCAGGGCTACCCAGGCCCGGTTTTCCCGCGCCCGGCTGACGAGGATTTCCTGCCGAACCGTGCGCTTCCCCGCGTGGTAGGGGCTCGCCGAGATGTTGAGGAGAAGCTCGGCTCCCCCTCTCAGGGCCTGGACGGCTGCTACGTCCGGGAGCCAGATGTCTTCACAGATGCTGAGCCCGATCGTCACGCCGCCGAATTCGATGACCAGGGCCTCATGCCCGGGGCGGAAGTAGCGCGCTTCGTCAAAGACACCGTAGTTCGGCAGGTGCACCTTGCGGTAGGTGGTCACCCACTGACCGTTGAACAGAACGGCCGCCGCATTGTGAAGGCCGTCCTCCCTGGCCTCCGGAAACCCAATGATCGCCACGAGGCCGGTCGTGTACGAAGCCAGATCTTCGATCATGCGCCGGCTGCTGTCCACGAA encodes the following:
- a CDS encoding NAD+ synthase; translated protein: MNSGLLRLALAQINVTVGDLEGNSARIRQALTRARALGADLVAFPELAVTGYPPEDLLLRRSFVDSSRRMIEDLASYTTGLVAIIGFPEAREDGLHNAAAVLFNGQWVTTYRKVHLPNYGVFDEARYFRPGHEALVIEFGGVTIGLSICEDIWLPDVAAVQALRGGAELLLNISASPYHAGKRTVRQEILVSRARENRAWVALVNLVGGQDELVFDGSSAICDPAGTIHAQARPFEEDLLVADIDTTHVQDARRADREFKARSEAFQSDLALRVTKLGELEPGASKPLLEPRGLPSVLASEEEIYLALVTGVRDYVHKNGFTKVVIGLSGGIDSALTATIAADALGAENVIGVTMPSQYSSKGSVTDSQALARNLGIRFLRIPIRRIYRAYATELGPHFHGLAPDVTEENLQARIRANLLMALSNKFGWLVLSTGNKSEVSVGYCTIYGDMVGGYAVLKDVPKTLVYRLARWRNQKAGYALIPENILSKAPSAELRPNQTDQDTLPPYEILDAIVEAYVEKDMGYREIVELGYDPDVVRDVLRRIDLAEYKRRQGPPGVKITPRAFGKDRRMPITNRYREA